The following proteins are encoded in a genomic region of Streptococcus sp. 29892:
- the opp4B gene encoding oligopeptide ABC transporter permease, with translation MWKTVLRRLLMMIPQIIILSVIAFFVAKMMPGDPFTGMIDPNIDPAIIEQKRIAAGYYDPIHIQYFRWVGNLLQGDFGQSFLFKQPVLDVIMQRLNNTIWLSLLTMILTYAIALPLGMIAGRYQNSLADKVIGVYNFLTFSTPTFVFAILMLWLFGFSLGWFPTRGSIGGGVEGFAAVLSRLHHMILPAITMAILSTTVTIQYLRTGIIDAKSQDYVRTARAKGVPERVVYNRHIFRNSILPIASFLGYELTGLIGGSIFIENIFTYPGIGQLFYNSISSRDYSVILALLLIFGMGTLLGTLISDIIMSIVDPRIRVK, from the coding sequence ATGTGGAAAACAGTTTTACGTCGTTTGCTCATGATGATTCCTCAAATTATCATTTTGAGTGTCATCGCTTTCTTCGTGGCTAAGATGATGCCAGGGGATCCTTTTACGGGTATGATTGATCCCAATATCGACCCAGCCATTATCGAACAAAAACGGATTGCAGCAGGGTACTATGACCCAATTCATATTCAATACTTCCGCTGGGTTGGTAATCTCTTGCAGGGTGATTTTGGTCAGAGTTTCCTCTTTAAGCAACCAGTTTTGGATGTTATCATGCAACGCTTGAACAATACTATTTGGTTGTCGCTCTTGACTATGATTTTGACCTATGCCATCGCTCTTCCTTTGGGGATGATTGCTGGTCGCTACCAAAACTCCCTAGCTGATAAGGTGATTGGGGTTTATAACTTCCTGACCTTCTCAACACCAACCTTCGTTTTTGCCATTCTTATGTTGTGGTTGTTTGGTTTTAGCTTGGGCTGGTTCCCAACTCGTGGTTCAATCGGGGGTGGCGTTGAAGGTTTTGCAGCAGTACTCAGCCGTCTTCATCATATGATTTTACCGGCGATTACCATGGCTATCTTATCTACAACAGTAACCATCCAGTACCTCCGTACAGGGATTATTGATGCTAAGAGCCAAGATTATGTCCGTACGGCGCGTGCTAAGGGTGTTCCTGAGCGTGTGGTTTACAACCGTCATATCTTCCGTAACTCAATTTTGCCAATTGCATCCTTCTTGGGTTATGAATTGACAGGTTTGATTGGTGGTTCTATTTTCATCGAAAATATTTTCACCTATCCAGGTATTGGTCAATTGTTCTATAATTCCATTTCTAGTCGTGATTATAGTGTTATCTTGGCCCTCTTGTTGATATTTGGTATGGGAACTCTCTTGGGAACCTTGATTTCAGATATTATCATGAGTATTGTAGATCCACGTATCCGTGTGAAATAG
- a CDS encoding ABC transporter permease, translating into MSKENKKQVQSTSTPPGGFRVIAREFLKDRLALASLVILVTVLLTVFIGALVLDQEQVMKVNLLGRYLEPGVDGYILGTDEGGKDIFGQLIIGARNSIVIGFTITIITSIVGISVGLISGYYGGRLDGFLMRIVDFIMILPVTMLIIVFVTVIKNYTIYHFILIMSAFYWTAKARLFRTRTLSEASLDYVNASKTLGTSDFMIMFREILPNLSSLIIVNLTLNFAGNIGIETSLTYLGFGLPSTVPSLGTLISNARNADILENKTWIWLPAAIFILVMMLCINYVGQAFQRAADAKQRLG; encoded by the coding sequence GTGAGTAAAGAAAATAAAAAACAAGTACAATCAACTTCAACTCCTCCAGGTGGTTTTCGCGTCATCGCGCGGGAGTTCTTGAAGGATAGATTAGCTTTAGCTTCCTTGGTCATTTTGGTGACAGTTCTTTTGACTGTTTTCATCGGTGCCCTGGTCTTGGATCAAGAGCAAGTGATGAAAGTCAATCTTTTGGGACGTTACTTGGAACCTGGAGTTGATGGTTATATCTTGGGAACGGATGAAGGTGGTAAAGACATCTTTGGTCAGTTGATTATTGGTGCTCGAAACTCCATTGTTATCGGTTTTACTATTACCATTATTACAAGTATTGTTGGTATCTCGGTCGGATTGATTTCAGGCTATTATGGAGGTCGTTTGGATGGTTTCTTGATGCGGATTGTAGACTTCATTATGATTCTACCTGTTACGATGCTCATTATCGTTTTCGTAACGGTTATCAAAAACTATACCATTTATCACTTTATCCTAATCATGAGTGCCTTCTATTGGACAGCTAAGGCCCGCCTTTTCCGTACAAGAACCTTGTCAGAGGCGAGCTTGGATTATGTCAATGCATCCAAAACACTTGGAACAAGTGACTTTATGATCATGTTCCGTGAGATTTTGCCTAACTTGAGTTCTTTGATTATTGTCAACTTGACCCTCAACTTTGCAGGGAATATTGGTATCGAAACATCATTGACCTATCTTGGGTTTGGTCTCCCATCGACGGTTCCAAGTTTGGGTACCTTGATTTCAAATGCCCGTAACGCAGACATCTTAGAGAACAAGACCTGGATTTGGTTGCCAGCAGCCATCTTCATCCTTGTCATGATGCTTTGTATTAACTATGTCGGTCAAGCCTTCCAACGTGCTGCCGATGCCAAACAACGTCTAGGGTAA
- a CDS encoding Asp23/Gls24 family envelope stress response protein, producing MTVKINTKDGQIELTDDVIATVVGGATTEIFGVVGMASKSAIKDNFQALLRKENYSKGVVIKTLEDGRIAVDVYTVMSYGVKISEVSRNIQERVKFNLENQLGISVDAVNVFIQNIKVVGE from the coding sequence ATGACTGTTAAAATCAATACAAAAGACGGCCAAATTGAATTGACTGATGACGTGATTGCCACAGTTGTCGGTGGTGCTACGACTGAGATTTTCGGTGTTGTTGGTATGGCTAGTAAGTCTGCGATTAAGGATAATTTTCAGGCACTTTTACGCAAGGAAAATTACTCCAAAGGTGTTGTTATTAAGACCTTGGAAGATGGTCGCATTGCAGTCGATGTTTACACTGTTATGAGTTACGGTGTGAAAATCAGTGAAGTATCTCGCAATATCCAAGAACGTGTGAAATTCAACTTGGAAAATCAATTAGGTATCTCTGTTGATGCCGTTAATGTTTTTATCCAGAATATTAAAGTCGTAGGAGAATAA